One Halosegnis longus DNA window includes the following coding sequences:
- a CDS encoding endonuclease III domain-containing protein, with amino-acid sequence MEETWDETRVRELHDDLVDLYGPAERDGEHGSDAEPGEGVRQLVTTILSQNVADENTRRAAESLFSTYEGYDAIEAAPPEELAEVIRVAGLPETKADRIQRALSAVRAETGGAYSLAFLDAMETDDAKTWLTDIKGIGPKTASVVLNFHFGKPTMAVDTHVERVSKRFGLVPDSASNARVHDLLDELVPDELKYPLHVLLITHGREHCTARSPDCENPVCTRYCTCAGC; translated from the coding sequence ATGGAGGAAACGTGGGACGAGACGCGTGTCCGCGAGCTACACGACGACCTCGTGGACCTGTACGGCCCGGCAGAGCGCGACGGTGAACACGGCAGCGACGCCGAGCCGGGCGAGGGGGTCCGTCAGCTGGTGACGACGATTCTCTCACAGAACGTCGCCGACGAGAACACCCGCCGCGCCGCGGAGAGCCTCTTTTCCACCTACGAGGGGTACGACGCCATCGAGGCCGCGCCCCCCGAGGAGCTGGCGGAGGTGATTCGCGTCGCCGGGCTGCCGGAGACGAAGGCCGACCGCATCCAGCGGGCGCTGTCGGCGGTTCGAGCCGAAACCGGGGGCGCGTACTCGCTCGCCTTCCTCGACGCGATGGAGACCGACGACGCGAAGACGTGGCTCACCGACATCAAGGGAATCGGCCCGAAGACGGCGAGCGTCGTCCTGAACTTCCACTTCGGGAAGCCGACGATGGCCGTCGACACCCACGTCGAGCGCGTCTCCAAGCGGTTCGGGCTGGTCCCGGACTCGGCATCGAACGCGAGAGTCCACGACCTGCTGGACGAGTTAGTGCCGGACGAACTGAAGTATCCGCTTCACGTGTTGCTCATCACCCACGGACGCGAACACTGTACGGCGCGTTCCCCCGACTGTGAGAATCCGGTGTGTACACGCTACTGCACCTGTGCTGGCTGTTGA